A single window of Cataglyphis hispanica isolate Lineage 1 chromosome 2, ULB_Chis1_1.0, whole genome shotgun sequence DNA harbors:
- the LOC126858869 gene encoding tripartite motif-containing protein 2-like isoform X3: MEALRLAIQTRLGERMVSMSSMLVETVSINYEDFNESFLTCGTCLCVYDGSEHTPKLLPCSHTVCLHCLTRIAASQTRETGAFRCPICRELITIPRGGVPALPPSFLVNQLLDLMSRQRREVIPKCSVHINQELLFCETCDTVFCTVCTSGTHAGTSPGCTEHTIIPFSIAIKRMSEILLYKANECISKAQDSVSTELQRLEASKERCLNAVDTEFADIIAKIEKRRTELQATVNAAARDKKHVLEEQHALIEAEKSKVERECEGLQYQVEVRNITQRINSLSDQLDAATALSEPKENAFITFEFNHNDALFQLEQALSNLGRVRSSTTLPGLCRARLKDLAIAKLQATVIVETVDYHGHPRNVGGDLVSAELTLADNIHAENQSAIETEVKDLENGIYEIYFRPPTASRYVIKISVFERPIKDYPLFFDATEHNEAIKIYGRRGNGKDEFHQPVSVTVDEEGMIYILDTGNSRIKVLNCELEFQRHINNEGLEGRSCTGIDISQQGLVVVNWRTRKITEMTSLGDTIQSFSHNAFQEPIDIAVDKNYGHILVADNGQSCVFVFDSDGKILFQVGKRGTFKLISSVTVGPAGEILVADSRIQVFSAKGDFSEEIYSEGKGKGIYGGIAADADGKIVGTRTDKGRSIIQVMKLGGGNILTEIDSHSSKLRRPSGIAVLPDNHLVVVDLGNDCIKKYRYW; encoded by the exons ATGGAGGCATTGCGTTTAGCTATACA gACGCGGCTTGGGGAGAGGATGGTCAGCATGAGCTCCATGCTCGTAGAGACAGTCAgtataaattatgaagattTTAATGAGAGTTTTTTAACATGCGGCACCTGTCTCTGTGTTTACGATGGCAGTGAGCATACACCTAAATTATTACCATGTTCACACACG GTATGTCTACATTGTTTAACAAGGATTGCTGCATCCCAAACACGAGAGACAGGAGCATTTAGATGTCCCATttgtagagaattaataacaattccTCGCGGAGGGGTACCTGCACTGCCCCCGAGCTTTCTCGTAAATCAATTGTTGGACCTTATGTCTCGACAAAGACGAGAG GTCATCCCAAAGTGTTCAGTTCATATAAATcaggaattattattttgtgaaacaTGTGATACAGTATTCTGTACAGTATGTACTAGTGGGACACACGCAGGAACGTCACCCGGATGTACAGAACACACAATCATCCCTTTTagtattgcaataaaaaggaTGTCCGAAATATTGCTTTATAAAGCTAATGAGTGTATATCCAAG GCACAAGACTCTGTAAGCACGGAACTGCAGCGTTTGGAGGCCTCCAAAGAAAGATGTTTAAATGCTGTAGATACGGAATTCGCAGATATCATTGCGAAAATAGAGAAACGGCGAACGGAATTGCAAGCCACCGTAAACGCCGCTGCTCGTGACAAGAAGCATGTGCTCGAAGAACAGCATGCCCTCATCGAGGCGGAGAAAAGCAAAGTGGAGAGAGAATGCGAAGGATTACAGTATCAG GTCGAGGTCCGGAATATTACTCAACGTATTAATAGCCTATCAGATCAGCTCGACGCAGCGACCGCTCTTAGCGAACCCAAAGAAAATGCTTTCATCACGTTTGAGTTTAATCATAATGATGCTCTCTTTCAATTGGAGCAGGCACTAAGCAACTTAGGACGAGTACGTTCTAGCACAACATTGCCAG GTTTATGTCGAGCTAGACTAAAAGACTTAGCGATAGCAAAATTACAAGCAACCGTCATAGTTGAAACGGTGGATTATCACGGCCATCCTCGAAATGTTGGTGGTGATCTTGTCAGTGCTGAGTTGACTCTCGCGGATAATATACATGCGGAAAATCAGAGTGCTATCGAGACGGAAGTAAAAGATCTGGAGAATGgaatctatgaaatttattttcggcCACCGACCGCGAGTCGATACGTTATAAAGATATCTGTATTCGAACGACCCATAAAAGATTATCCGCTATTTTTCGATGCAACTGAACATAATGAAGCTATTAAGATATATGGAAGACGTGGTAATGGAAAAGATGAATTTCATCAGCCAGTCTCGGTCACAGTAGACGAAGAAGGAATGATCTATATTTTAGATACTGGAAATTCTCGTATTAAg GTACTCAATTGTGAGTTGGAATTTCAAAGGCACATAAATAATGAAGGCTTAGAGGGCCGTAGTTGTACGGGAATAGATATTTCTCAACAAGGTCTCGTAGTTGTAAATTGGCGGACGCGAAAGATTACGGAAATGACTTCGTTAGGTGATACGATCCAATCCTTCTCGCATAACGCATTTCAA GAACCTATAGACATTGCAGTGGATAAAAATTACGGTCACATACTTGTGGCTGACAACGGTCAAAGCTGTGTGTTCGTATTTGATTCAGATGGCAAAATACTATTCCAg GTCGGTAAGAGAGGCACGTTTAAACTAATCAGTTCTGTGACTGTCGGTCCTGCCGGTGAGATTCTAGTTGCCGACAGCAGAATTCAAGTATTTTCCGCGAAGGGAGATTTCTCCGAGGAAATATATTCCGAAGGCAAAG GAAAAGGTATCTATGGAGGAATAGCTGCGGATGCGGACGGTAAAATAGTTGGCACCCGTACAGACAAAGGTCGCAGTATAATACAAGTAATGAAGCTAGGTGGAGGTAATATTTTAACCGAAATTGACTCGCATAGCTCGAAATTGCGACGTCCGTCAGGCATAGCCGTATTACCGGATAATCACCTAGTGGTGGTGGACTTGGGCAatgattgtataaaaaagtacaGATACTGGTAG
- the LOC126858869 gene encoding tripartite motif-containing protein 2-like isoform X1, producing MEALRLAIQTRLGERMVSMSSMLVETVSINYEDFNESFLTCGTCLCVYDGSEHTPKLLPCSHTVCLHCLTRIAASQTRETGAFRCPICRELITIPRGGVPALPPSFLVNQLLDLMSRQRREVIPKCSVHINQELLFCETCDTVFCTVCTSGTHAGTSPGCTEHTIIPFSIAIKRMSEILLYKANECISKLTQAQDSVSTELQRLEASKERCLNAVDTEFADIIAKIEKRRTELQATVNAAARDKKHVLEEQHALIEAEKSKVERECEGLQYQVEVRNITQRINSLSDQLDAATALSEPKENAFITFEFNHNDALFQLEQALSNLGRVRSSTTLPGLCRARLKDLAIAKLQATVIVETVDYHGHPRNVGGDLVSAELTLADNIHAENQSAIETEVKDLENGIYEIYFRPPTASRYVIKISVFERPIKDYPLFFDATEHNEAIKIYGRRGNGKDEFHQPVSVTVDEEGMIYILDTGNSRIKVLNCELEFQRHINNEGLEGRSCTGIDISQQGLVVVNWRTRKITEMTSLGDTIQSFSHNAFQEPIDIAVDKNYGHILVADNGQSCVFVFDSDGKILFQVGKRGTFKLISSVTVGPAGEILVADSRIQVFSAKGDFSEEIYSEGKGKGIYGGIAADADGKIVGTRTDKGRSIIQVMKLGGGNILTEIDSHSSKLRRPSGIAVLPDNHLVVVDLGNDCIKKYRYW from the exons ATGGAGGCATTGCGTTTAGCTATACA gACGCGGCTTGGGGAGAGGATGGTCAGCATGAGCTCCATGCTCGTAGAGACAGTCAgtataaattatgaagattTTAATGAGAGTTTTTTAACATGCGGCACCTGTCTCTGTGTTTACGATGGCAGTGAGCATACACCTAAATTATTACCATGTTCACACACG GTATGTCTACATTGTTTAACAAGGATTGCTGCATCCCAAACACGAGAGACAGGAGCATTTAGATGTCCCATttgtagagaattaataacaattccTCGCGGAGGGGTACCTGCACTGCCCCCGAGCTTTCTCGTAAATCAATTGTTGGACCTTATGTCTCGACAAAGACGAGAG GTCATCCCAAAGTGTTCAGTTCATATAAATcaggaattattattttgtgaaacaTGTGATACAGTATTCTGTACAGTATGTACTAGTGGGACACACGCAGGAACGTCACCCGGATGTACAGAACACACAATCATCCCTTTTagtattgcaataaaaaggaTGTCCGAAATATTGCTTTATAAAGCTAATGAGTGTATATCCAAG TTAACACAGGCACAAGACTCTGTAAGCACGGAACTGCAGCGTTTGGAGGCCTCCAAAGAAAGATGTTTAAATGCTGTAGATACGGAATTCGCAGATATCATTGCGAAAATAGAGAAACGGCGAACGGAATTGCAAGCCACCGTAAACGCCGCTGCTCGTGACAAGAAGCATGTGCTCGAAGAACAGCATGCCCTCATCGAGGCGGAGAAAAGCAAAGTGGAGAGAGAATGCGAAGGATTACAGTATCAG GTCGAGGTCCGGAATATTACTCAACGTATTAATAGCCTATCAGATCAGCTCGACGCAGCGACCGCTCTTAGCGAACCCAAAGAAAATGCTTTCATCACGTTTGAGTTTAATCATAATGATGCTCTCTTTCAATTGGAGCAGGCACTAAGCAACTTAGGACGAGTACGTTCTAGCACAACATTGCCAG GTTTATGTCGAGCTAGACTAAAAGACTTAGCGATAGCAAAATTACAAGCAACCGTCATAGTTGAAACGGTGGATTATCACGGCCATCCTCGAAATGTTGGTGGTGATCTTGTCAGTGCTGAGTTGACTCTCGCGGATAATATACATGCGGAAAATCAGAGTGCTATCGAGACGGAAGTAAAAGATCTGGAGAATGgaatctatgaaatttattttcggcCACCGACCGCGAGTCGATACGTTATAAAGATATCTGTATTCGAACGACCCATAAAAGATTATCCGCTATTTTTCGATGCAACTGAACATAATGAAGCTATTAAGATATATGGAAGACGTGGTAATGGAAAAGATGAATTTCATCAGCCAGTCTCGGTCACAGTAGACGAAGAAGGAATGATCTATATTTTAGATACTGGAAATTCTCGTATTAAg GTACTCAATTGTGAGTTGGAATTTCAAAGGCACATAAATAATGAAGGCTTAGAGGGCCGTAGTTGTACGGGAATAGATATTTCTCAACAAGGTCTCGTAGTTGTAAATTGGCGGACGCGAAAGATTACGGAAATGACTTCGTTAGGTGATACGATCCAATCCTTCTCGCATAACGCATTTCAA GAACCTATAGACATTGCAGTGGATAAAAATTACGGTCACATACTTGTGGCTGACAACGGTCAAAGCTGTGTGTTCGTATTTGATTCAGATGGCAAAATACTATTCCAg GTCGGTAAGAGAGGCACGTTTAAACTAATCAGTTCTGTGACTGTCGGTCCTGCCGGTGAGATTCTAGTTGCCGACAGCAGAATTCAAGTATTTTCCGCGAAGGGAGATTTCTCCGAGGAAATATATTCCGAAGGCAAAG GAAAAGGTATCTATGGAGGAATAGCTGCGGATGCGGACGGTAAAATAGTTGGCACCCGTACAGACAAAGGTCGCAGTATAATACAAGTAATGAAGCTAGGTGGAGGTAATATTTTAACCGAAATTGACTCGCATAGCTCGAAATTGCGACGTCCGTCAGGCATAGCCGTATTACCGGATAATCACCTAGTGGTGGTGGACTTGGGCAatgattgtataaaaaagtacaGATACTGGTAG
- the LOC126858869 gene encoding tripartite motif-containing protein 2-like isoform X2, whose product MSCCPFMTRLGERMVSMSSMLVETVSINYEDFNESFLTCGTCLCVYDGSEHTPKLLPCSHTVCLHCLTRIAASQTRETGAFRCPICRELITIPRGGVPALPPSFLVNQLLDLMSRQRREVIPKCSVHINQELLFCETCDTVFCTVCTSGTHAGTSPGCTEHTIIPFSIAIKRMSEILLYKANECISKLTQAQDSVSTELQRLEASKERCLNAVDTEFADIIAKIEKRRTELQATVNAAARDKKHVLEEQHALIEAEKSKVERECEGLQYQVEVRNITQRINSLSDQLDAATALSEPKENAFITFEFNHNDALFQLEQALSNLGRVRSSTTLPGLCRARLKDLAIAKLQATVIVETVDYHGHPRNVGGDLVSAELTLADNIHAENQSAIETEVKDLENGIYEIYFRPPTASRYVIKISVFERPIKDYPLFFDATEHNEAIKIYGRRGNGKDEFHQPVSVTVDEEGMIYILDTGNSRIKVLNCELEFQRHINNEGLEGRSCTGIDISQQGLVVVNWRTRKITEMTSLGDTIQSFSHNAFQEPIDIAVDKNYGHILVADNGQSCVFVFDSDGKILFQVGKRGTFKLISSVTVGPAGEILVADSRIQVFSAKGDFSEEIYSEGKGKGIYGGIAADADGKIVGTRTDKGRSIIQVMKLGGGNILTEIDSHSSKLRRPSGIAVLPDNHLVVVDLGNDCIKKYRYW is encoded by the exons ATGAGCTGCTGCCCTTTTAT gACGCGGCTTGGGGAGAGGATGGTCAGCATGAGCTCCATGCTCGTAGAGACAGTCAgtataaattatgaagattTTAATGAGAGTTTTTTAACATGCGGCACCTGTCTCTGTGTTTACGATGGCAGTGAGCATACACCTAAATTATTACCATGTTCACACACG GTATGTCTACATTGTTTAACAAGGATTGCTGCATCCCAAACACGAGAGACAGGAGCATTTAGATGTCCCATttgtagagaattaataacaattccTCGCGGAGGGGTACCTGCACTGCCCCCGAGCTTTCTCGTAAATCAATTGTTGGACCTTATGTCTCGACAAAGACGAGAG GTCATCCCAAAGTGTTCAGTTCATATAAATcaggaattattattttgtgaaacaTGTGATACAGTATTCTGTACAGTATGTACTAGTGGGACACACGCAGGAACGTCACCCGGATGTACAGAACACACAATCATCCCTTTTagtattgcaataaaaaggaTGTCCGAAATATTGCTTTATAAAGCTAATGAGTGTATATCCAAG TTAACACAGGCACAAGACTCTGTAAGCACGGAACTGCAGCGTTTGGAGGCCTCCAAAGAAAGATGTTTAAATGCTGTAGATACGGAATTCGCAGATATCATTGCGAAAATAGAGAAACGGCGAACGGAATTGCAAGCCACCGTAAACGCCGCTGCTCGTGACAAGAAGCATGTGCTCGAAGAACAGCATGCCCTCATCGAGGCGGAGAAAAGCAAAGTGGAGAGAGAATGCGAAGGATTACAGTATCAG GTCGAGGTCCGGAATATTACTCAACGTATTAATAGCCTATCAGATCAGCTCGACGCAGCGACCGCTCTTAGCGAACCCAAAGAAAATGCTTTCATCACGTTTGAGTTTAATCATAATGATGCTCTCTTTCAATTGGAGCAGGCACTAAGCAACTTAGGACGAGTACGTTCTAGCACAACATTGCCAG GTTTATGTCGAGCTAGACTAAAAGACTTAGCGATAGCAAAATTACAAGCAACCGTCATAGTTGAAACGGTGGATTATCACGGCCATCCTCGAAATGTTGGTGGTGATCTTGTCAGTGCTGAGTTGACTCTCGCGGATAATATACATGCGGAAAATCAGAGTGCTATCGAGACGGAAGTAAAAGATCTGGAGAATGgaatctatgaaatttattttcggcCACCGACCGCGAGTCGATACGTTATAAAGATATCTGTATTCGAACGACCCATAAAAGATTATCCGCTATTTTTCGATGCAACTGAACATAATGAAGCTATTAAGATATATGGAAGACGTGGTAATGGAAAAGATGAATTTCATCAGCCAGTCTCGGTCACAGTAGACGAAGAAGGAATGATCTATATTTTAGATACTGGAAATTCTCGTATTAAg GTACTCAATTGTGAGTTGGAATTTCAAAGGCACATAAATAATGAAGGCTTAGAGGGCCGTAGTTGTACGGGAATAGATATTTCTCAACAAGGTCTCGTAGTTGTAAATTGGCGGACGCGAAAGATTACGGAAATGACTTCGTTAGGTGATACGATCCAATCCTTCTCGCATAACGCATTTCAA GAACCTATAGACATTGCAGTGGATAAAAATTACGGTCACATACTTGTGGCTGACAACGGTCAAAGCTGTGTGTTCGTATTTGATTCAGATGGCAAAATACTATTCCAg GTCGGTAAGAGAGGCACGTTTAAACTAATCAGTTCTGTGACTGTCGGTCCTGCCGGTGAGATTCTAGTTGCCGACAGCAGAATTCAAGTATTTTCCGCGAAGGGAGATTTCTCCGAGGAAATATATTCCGAAGGCAAAG GAAAAGGTATCTATGGAGGAATAGCTGCGGATGCGGACGGTAAAATAGTTGGCACCCGTACAGACAAAGGTCGCAGTATAATACAAGTAATGAAGCTAGGTGGAGGTAATATTTTAACCGAAATTGACTCGCATAGCTCGAAATTGCGACGTCCGTCAGGCATAGCCGTATTACCGGATAATCACCTAGTGGTGGTGGACTTGGGCAatgattgtataaaaaagtacaGATACTGGTAG